One Vicugna pacos chromosome 33, VicPac4, whole genome shotgun sequence genomic region harbors:
- the BSX gene encoding brain-specific homeobox protein homolog, translated as MNLNFTSPLHPASSQRPTSFFIEDILLHKPKPLREVAPDHFASSLASRVPLLDYSYPLMPTPTLLAPHPHHPLHKGDHHHPYFLTTSGVPVPALFPHPQHTELPGKHCRRRKARTVFSDSQLSGLEKRFEIQRYLSTPERVELATALSLSETQVKTWFQNRRMKHKKQLRKSQDEPKAPDGPESPEGSPRGLEAAPAEARLGLPAGPFVLTEPEDEVDIGDEGELGSGPHAL; from the exons ATGAATCTCAACTTCACCTCCCCTCTACACCCGGCGTCTTCTCAGAGGCCCACGTCCTTTTTCATCGAGGACATCCTGCTGCACAAGCCCAAGCCGCTAAGGGAGGTGGCCCCCGACCATTTCGCCAGCTCTCTGGCCTCTCGGGTGCCTCTGCTAGATTACAGCTACCCTCTCATGCCCACACCTACCCTCCTGGCTCCTCACCCCCATCACCCTCTACATAAGGGAGACCACCACCACCCTTATTTCCTCACCACCTCGG GCGTGCCGGTCCCGGCGCTGTTCCCGCACCCCCAGCACACCGAGCTGCCGGGGAAGCACTGCCGCCGCCGCAAAGCTCGCACTGTTTTCTCGGACTCGCAGCTCTCCGGCCTGGAGAAGAGATTCGAGATCCAGCGCTACCTGTCCACGCCGGAGCGGGTGGAGCTGGCCACGGCCCTCAGCCTGTCGGAGACGCAG GTGAAAACGTGGTTTCAGAACCGGCGGATGAAGCATAAAAAACAGCTGAGGAAAAGTCAAGACGAGCCCAAAGCGCCTGATGGGCCAGAGAGCCCGGAGGGCAGCCCCCGCGGCCTAGAGGCCGCACCCGCCGAGGCTCGGCTGGGCCTGCCCGCTGGCCCCTTCGTGCTGACCGAGCCGGAGGACGAAGTGGACATTGGGGACGAGGGGGAGCTGGGCTCAGGGCCGCACGCGCTCTGA